The Thermomicrobiales bacterium genome includes a window with the following:
- a CDS encoding iron-containing alcohol dehydrogenase produces MAAYETVFTMDTSSIKYGPGSTSEVGEEMRRLGAQRVMVVTDPRLTDSTAVQTTMASLRDAGIDAVLYDQTRVEPTDASFLDAIAFATEGQFDGYVGVGGGSSIDTAKVANLYATWPADLLEYVNAPIGRATPVPGPVKPLIAIPTTAGTGSETTGVAIFDYVQMHAKTGIAHRALRPVMGIIDPDNTRSMPPMVAACSGFDVLSHAVESLTALPYNERPAPESLAMRPAYQGSNPISDLWASKAIEMVAANILRAVETPEDDDARGQMMLASAFAGIGFGNAGVHLPHGMSYPVSGMVREYQPAGYEVGHPIIPHGMSVILNAPAVFRWTSVANPQRHLLAARLMGADTEGASDEDAGTILANAMIDLMRRTGVPNGLAAVGFEGDDIPALVAGTIPQHRVTKLSPRPASEEDLAGLFADAMRYW; encoded by the coding sequence ATGGCTGCTTACGAAACCGTCTTCACGATGGATACGTCCAGCATCAAGTACGGTCCCGGCTCGACGAGCGAGGTCGGCGAGGAGATGCGGCGGCTGGGCGCGCAGCGCGTCATGGTCGTCACCGATCCGCGCCTGACCGATAGCACTGCGGTGCAGACGACGATGGCGTCACTCCGTGATGCCGGCATCGACGCCGTGCTGTATGACCAGACGCGCGTTGAGCCGACCGATGCGTCGTTCCTCGATGCGATTGCCTTCGCGACGGAAGGCCAGTTCGATGGCTACGTCGGCGTCGGCGGTGGGTCGAGCATCGACACTGCCAAGGTGGCGAACCTCTACGCGACCTGGCCGGCCGACCTGCTGGAGTACGTCAACGCGCCAATCGGCCGCGCGACACCGGTGCCGGGGCCCGTGAAACCGCTGATCGCGATCCCGACAACCGCCGGAACCGGCAGCGAGACGACCGGCGTGGCGATCTTCGACTACGTACAGATGCACGCCAAGACCGGCATCGCCCACCGCGCACTGCGCCCGGTGATGGGCATCATCGATCCGGACAACACGCGCTCGATGCCGCCGATGGTGGCGGCCTGCTCCGGATTTGATGTCCTCTCGCACGCCGTCGAGTCGCTGACGGCGCTGCCGTATAACGAGCGACCGGCCCCGGAGAGTCTGGCAATGCGACCGGCCTATCAGGGCTCGAACCCGATCTCCGACCTGTGGGCATCGAAGGCGATCGAGATGGTCGCGGCCAACATCCTCCGCGCCGTCGAGACGCCGGAGGATGACGACGCGCGCGGCCAGATGATGCTCGCCTCAGCGTTCGCCGGCATCGGCTTCGGCAACGCCGGCGTCCACCTGCCGCACGGCATGTCCTACCCCGTCTCGGGCATGGTCCGCGAATACCAGCCAGCCGGATACGAGGTAGGCCACCCGATCATCCCGCACGGCATGTCGGTAATCCTGAACGCTCCGGCTGTCTTCCGCTGGACGAGCGTGGCCAACCCACAGCGCCACCTGTTGGCCGCACGGCTGATGGGTGCCGACACCGAGGGCGCGTCCGACGAGGACGCCGGAACCATCCTCGCCAACGCGATGATCGACCTGATGCGCCGCACCGGCGTTCCGAATGGCCTCGCGGCGGTCGGCTTCGAGGGTGATGACATCCCGGCGCTTGTGGCCGGCACGATCCCGCAGCACCGCGTCACCAAGCTCTCGCCGCGCCCAGCCTCCGAGGAGGACCTGGCAGGCCTGTTCGCCGACGCGATGCGCTACTGGTAA
- a CDS encoding polyphosphate polymerase domain-containing protein, with translation MQQSPTGNLFVPPPNGHAPAERANGLAALSNLRTFNRYELKYIADRRLVAGFREELPEKLDRDPHGLEGFYPVWSTYYDTSDLLFYWEKMEGERFRRKLRIRHYGDPDELTAETPVWVEIKQRVNRVTQKRRLSLPYAEALRLCAGADPSSCAPEDEHVVEEILVLANTLRLRPIVTLGYVREAYLGRGQDSGLRLTIDSRIRGRDRDLPINIAGENRFFVQPHLSVVEVKVNERVPYWMTEHIARHNLTLRRISKYCQGVQAYDVAPRSAFHDARIDESSLLHANS, from the coding sequence ATGCAGCAATCTCCAACCGGGAACCTCTTTGTCCCGCCACCGAATGGACACGCGCCAGCCGAGAGAGCCAACGGACTGGCGGCGCTCTCAAACCTGCGCACATTCAATCGCTATGAGCTGAAGTACATCGCCGACCGACGCCTCGTTGCCGGATTTCGTGAGGAGCTACCGGAGAAGCTCGACCGCGATCCGCACGGCCTCGAAGGCTTCTACCCGGTCTGGAGCACCTACTACGACACGAGCGACCTGCTCTTCTACTGGGAGAAGATGGAGGGCGAGCGCTTCCGCCGCAAGCTACGTATCCGCCATTACGGCGACCCGGACGAGCTGACCGCGGAGACGCCGGTCTGGGTCGAGATCAAGCAGCGGGTCAATCGTGTGACACAGAAGCGGCGGCTGAGCCTGCCGTATGCCGAGGCGCTGCGTCTCTGTGCCGGTGCTGATCCGTCGTCGTGCGCGCCGGAAGACGAGCACGTCGTCGAGGAGATCCTCGTGCTGGCGAACACGCTGCGTCTGCGCCCGATCGTCACCCTCGGTTACGTCCGCGAGGCGTACCTGGGACGCGGGCAAGACAGCGGCCTGCGCCTGACGATCGACAGCCGCATTCGCGGCCGCGACCGCGATCTGCCCATCAACATTGCCGGAGAGAATCGCTTCTTCGTCCAGCCGCACCTCTCAGTTGTTGAGGTGAAGGTGAACGAGCGCGTCCCCTACTGGATGACCGAGCACATCGCCCGCCACAACCTGACGTTGCGCCGGATCTCCAAATACTGTCAGGGCGTCCAGGCATACGACGTTGCGCCGCGCTCGGCGTTCCACGATGCGCGCATCGACGAGTCGTCGCTGCTGCACGCGAATTCGTAA
- a CDS encoding DUF4956 domain-containing protein, translated as MGFEDLTGTFSVADIVMSIGLSFLLAVVIGFVYRWTHRGVSYSQTFVHTLVILAMIVSVVMLIVGSNIARAFALVGALSIIRFRNAIKETRDVGFIFFAMAIGMATGTRFYTLAAVATGAISGATILMERFNMFKLDVRSQILKIQLPAGMDYSTLFDDVFLRYTSQSELISAESIRAGALTELMYTVRLKGSAKPYELIHDLQELTAGQKVTLLTGYDQTDL; from the coding sequence ATGGGTTTTGAGGATCTTACCGGAACATTCAGCGTCGCCGACATTGTGATGTCGATCGGCCTGTCGTTCCTGCTGGCCGTCGTCATCGGCTTCGTCTATCGCTGGACACACAGAGGTGTGTCCTATAGCCAGACCTTCGTCCACACGCTCGTCATTCTGGCCATGATCGTGTCCGTCGTGATGCTCATCGTTGGCTCCAACATCGCCCGCGCGTTCGCTCTCGTCGGCGCGCTCTCGATCATCCGCTTCCGCAACGCGATCAAGGAAACTCGCGACGTTGGCTTCATCTTCTTCGCCATGGCAATCGGCATGGCAACCGGCACCCGCTTCTACACGCTTGCGGCGGTCGCAACAGGTGCAATCAGCGGCGCGACGATCCTGATGGAGCGCTTCAACATGTTCAAGTTGGATGTCCGCAGCCAGATTCTCAAGATCCAGCTCCCAGCCGGAATGGACTACTCGACCCTCTTCGACGATGTGTTCCTGCGCTACACCAGCCAGTCTGAGCTGATCAGCGCCGAAAGCATCCGCGCCGGGGCGCTGACTGAGCTGATGTACACGGTGCGACTGAAGGGCTCGGCCAAGCCGTACGAGCTGATCCACGACCTGCAGGAGCTGACGGCGGGACAGAAGGTCACGCTCCTGACCGGCTACGACCAGACCGATCTCTAG
- a CDS encoding CotH kinase family protein, with product MSHVTRFFQSLRWKRNRKLVSVLLVGFAVLVLGFGSARVTAITSSERHDGPVDVTIDIQGMEDIFDQSTVHEVTVTFDQDDYDRMIQQYEADGTKDYIEASITIDGTTISSVGLRLKGNSTLRGLSGTSTTTDGQGFPQMQPDSTTDGATPDATPDTTDDTAQPAGGQGFGGMGGGMSSSLSFDDPSSLPWLISFDEFVDGQRYQGYEEIAIRPTTSGTTMLNEALALNLVGEAGQATQLASYSSFTVNGAEAQLRLLVEVPEESYTERNFETDGVLYKALSTGSFSYLGEDPLAYEDAFKQITRKNQQDLEPLIELLKWVDESSDEEFAAHLADYVDVESFAQYIALQDLLNNFDDMSGPGQNYYLWYDLDTGKFSVLTWDLNLAFGQGMGGGNFGGGQMPNFQTQDGTTQDGTTPDGATDQTQPQPPTDGQQVPSGGQVPTDGQTSPDGQMPTDDGTTTDGQTPANGQMPNGGQRPTGGFPGGGQMPNGGQFGGGNAGGMGGNLLKERFLASDAFSDIYAQAYADVYNALYGDGQALAELDALSAVLANSGLVDEATLQSEVEALRSAIETMIAAGPTVTTTTTTTP from the coding sequence ATGTCACACGTCACACGCTTTTTTCAATCGCTCCGCTGGAAACGCAACCGCAAGCTGGTCAGTGTGCTGCTCGTCGGCTTCGCCGTCCTGGTTCTCGGCTTCGGCAGTGCCCGGGTAACAGCGATCACCTCCAGCGAGCGACACGACGGGCCAGTTGATGTCACGATCGACATCCAGGGGATGGAGGACATCTTCGATCAGAGTACCGTCCACGAGGTCACGGTCACGTTCGATCAGGATGACTACGACCGGATGATCCAACAGTACGAGGCCGACGGCACCAAGGACTACATCGAAGCCAGCATCACCATCGACGGCACGACTATCAGCTCGGTCGGGCTGCGGCTGAAAGGCAACTCGACGCTGCGCGGCCTGAGCGGCACATCGACGACGACAGATGGTCAGGGCTTCCCGCAAATGCAGCCCGACAGCACCACCGATGGCGCGACGCCGGACGCAACGCCCGACACCACCGATGACACTGCCCAGCCCGCCGGTGGGCAGGGGTTCGGCGGCATGGGCGGCGGCATGAGCAGCAGCCTGTCGTTCGACGATCCGTCCAGCCTGCCCTGGCTCATCAGCTTCGACGAGTTTGTTGATGGCCAGCGCTATCAGGGGTACGAGGAGATCGCGATCCGACCGACGACCAGCGGCACGACGATGCTGAACGAAGCGCTCGCGCTGAATCTCGTCGGCGAAGCCGGCCAGGCAACCCAGCTCGCCAGCTACAGCTCGTTCACTGTCAATGGTGCTGAGGCGCAGTTGCGGCTGCTGGTTGAGGTTCCGGAAGAGTCGTATACCGAGCGCAACTTCGAGACGGACGGCGTGCTCTACAAGGCGCTCTCGACCGGCTCGTTCTCCTACCTCGGTGAAGACCCGCTGGCCTACGAGGACGCATTCAAACAGATCACCCGCAAGAATCAGCAGGATCTTGAACCGCTCATCGAGCTGCTGAAGTGGGTTGATGAATCGTCCGACGAGGAGTTCGCCGCCCACCTTGCCGACTATGTCGATGTCGAATCCTTCGCGCAGTACATCGCGTTGCAGGACCTGCTCAACAACTTCGATGACATGAGCGGTCCGGGCCAGAACTACTACCTCTGGTACGACCTCGATACCGGCAAATTCTCGGTACTCACCTGGGATCTGAACCTGGCCTTTGGGCAGGGCATGGGCGGCGGCAACTTCGGGGGCGGTCAGATGCCGAACTTCCAGACCCAGGACGGCACCACCCAGGACGGTACGACGCCTGACGGCGCGACTGACCAGACGCAGCCGCAGCCTCCCACGGACGGCCAGCAAGTGCCGAGCGGTGGACAGGTGCCGACAGACGGTCAAACTTCGCCCGACGGCCAGATGCCAACCGACGACGGCACCACAACCGATGGGCAGACTCCTGCCAATGGCCAGATGCCAAACGGTGGGCAGCGTCCGACAGGCGGATTCCCGGGCGGTGGCCAGATGCCCAATGGTGGCCAGTTCGGGGGCGGCAACGCTGGCGGCATGGGCGGCAACCTGCTGAAGGAACGCTTCCTCGCCTCAGATGCCTTCTCCGACATCTACGCGCAGGCCTACGCCGACGTCTACAACGCGCTGTACGGCGACGGTCAGGCGCTCGCCGAACTCGATGCGCTCAGCGCCGTGCTCGCCAACTCCGGCCTCGTCGATGAGGCAACCCTCCAGTCGGAAGTGGAAGCGCTCCGTTCAGCCATCGAAACCATGATCGCTGCCGGACCAACCGTGACGACGACCACGACAACAACTCCGTAG